From the genome of Solibacillus sp. FSL H8-0538:
TATCCGTACGCGAGCTACTCTATTTTCGTAGCAGAGGTCGCTTCAACATGTAATGAAGAATTATTATTTGAACATTTATTAAACACGATTGAAGATCCGCAACAAAAAATTTACTTATTAAATCACTGGTTAGACGGCTTCCGTGGTACAGTATTCCGCCAAACAATGTTTGCAGAGTTTGAGCATTTAGTACACGAAATGGATCGGAATGGCGAAGCGCTTACTGCAGAAAAGCTAACAGAAGTGTATTACAACTTAAATAAACAATATTTCGGTGAAGCAATGGTAGTAGATGAGGAAATTGGCTTAGAATGGGCACGTATTCCTCACTTCTACTACAACTATTATGTTTATCAATATGCAACTGGCCAATCTGCAGCAACGGCACTAAGCAAACAAATTTTAGAGGAAGGCCAACCAGCTGTTGATCGTTACATTAATCACTTCCTAAAAGCAGGCTGTTCAGACTTCCCAATAGAAGTATTAAAAGCTGCTGGCGTAAATATGGAGTCTCCAGCACCAATAGCAGAAGCATGTAAAGTATTTGAGATGAAATTAAATGAGTTAGAAAAGTTATTGTTAAATAATTAATTTGAGAAAACTACAGATATTGAATCTGTAGTTTTCTTTTCGTTAAAATGGATTTTTTCTAATAAAAACAGTATTTTTCTGAAAAGTTTCGATTTCAAAAAATAATAATACGGGATTATTGTATTCTTAGAAAAACATTAATCTATCAACGGTTAACCCTATAGAGCAGGGATTACTAAAATCTGAAACAAGCGAAATCCACAGCTAAAGTTACACTAATTTTTGGAAACGCTTACTATATGACAAATTTGTGAAAGAACGCTAGTTTGATTGCATACATTATTATTCCATGATAAAGTAATAGACGTGAAATACATCACATAACAAACATACACCCCTTTGTTTGAACGTGAACATTTCTCCCATCCCCTTTGTGAAAAAGAGGCGTCCTATCTGTCGAGGGTAGAGACGTCTCTTTTGTTTTTTTATAGATTAGAAAGTATGACTTTACCTAATTGTGGCGAGTTGATATTTTTTGAAAATATTAACAACTAAAATAAAGGCTCTACACCAAAATCTGTACTTGACAGCACATTACACTCCAGGCGGTCGCTTTCCGCGGGCGTGGCTTGAGCCTCCTCCTCCGCTTCGCTTCGTGCGGGGTCTCAAGGCTCACGCTTTTCCCGCAGGAGTCGCCGCCTTCCGTTCCATGTGCTTATAAAGTTGTACACTTTCTTTTAAAGAAAAGCACCTGTTTTGGTAAAGACCCAAAATAAAAGCATGTAAGAAACGAAATAAATTCGTTTCCTACATGCTTTTTATAAATTAATGTATAAGTGCATTATTTTAAGCGCCATAATGTAATATCGTCATTCATCATTCGTTCTACTTTTTGTTGGAGCATACGTTTCTTTAATTCACGTTCTGCAACTGCCTCATCAATTGAATAGATTTCAGCAACTTCCGCTGTCGTTAAACTTTGAAAACGATTGAAAAGTTCATCCATGGACGGTAATGGCTGTCGAATAATTTTCTCGCCAATCATCTCTTGTAAAACATGCTCGTATACTTCGTAGCTATACGATCCACTAACCTTTAAGCCTTCATCCTCAATGCATTCATTAAAGAAGACAATGCTTGGTACTTCGTGAACATCCATTTCACGCGTAATGTATAAATCACACTGGAATGCTCGTGCTGCTTCTTTAGAGCCAAAATCAACTGCAAATTCGTTCATATCTAAGTTGATTTCTTGTGCAATTTCTAGCAATGTCGAATGCGAATTGACATTGCGGGTTTTCAACGCAGCCACCTCTTGTAGCTTCGTTAAATAACGTGATCCTGCGCGCTTGCCTTGCAGTTCTGCAGCTTTAATAGCAATTGAAGGTAATACTGGATGTGTAATATCCAACTCATCACCTGAAACACAGCCTTTTGTACGGTTGCCTAAACAGTTCAGTGATGTAAGCTCCGTACTTAATACATAACGCCATGTAAAATAATGTTCATACTCAAGCTGTAACTTGCGAAGCGTTGACTGCACAGCAAATGCTTCGGGGCACAACGGGTCTATGAATATATATAACTCTACTGGCTTATTTGATGTAGTAGGTGTGATAGGTTGCGATAACATTTGGACATTATTCACTCAAATCCCTCCTCATCTTCATTCGGCGAGTTGATCATATGATTAGCGGTTAGCACAAGTCGTTGATAATAAATATCGCGGAATTTCCCGTCTACTCCTACTTCGTCCAACGCTTCAGCCATGCACTCAAGCCAAGCTTGTGCACGATCTGGTGTCACTTTGAAATTCATATGTCTTGCGCGCATCATTGGATGACCATGTTCTTCTGTATATAAGTTTGGCCCACCTAAGTACTGGGTCTGAAATTGTATTTGTTTGCGTATTGTTTCTGTAAAATCTTCCGGGAAAATCGGAATTAGCTCTGGATGCTTCGCTACTCGAGAGTAGAACGCATGCATAAGCGCAGAAAGCTTTTCAGCACCAAGTTCCTCGTAAGGAATCGTATATTTTCGATTCATAGGCGATACTCCTTTGTTTCTACGTTTGTACTAAAAACGGGCTTCCCGTTTTTGTACAACACCATTGTTAAGTAGTTGTTTCATTTTCAGCGATACGTTCATTCTAACAACGTCTATTCTTTTTCTCAAACAAACCGCATTGCTAAATGCATAATGTCCTGTGGAAATTTTATGTTTGATAGTAATTCATAACCTTTTTGACGTAGTTCATGGTTTCCTTAAAAGGAGGGATACCATTGTATTTATTTACGTTTCCAGGGCCCGCGTTGTAAGCGGCTAGTGCCGTTGAAATATTATTGTCGAATTTATCTAACATTTGACGTAAGTATTTTGCACCGCCCATAATATTTTGCTCAGGGTTTGTCGAATCGGCTACGCCTAAATATTTCGCCGTAGAAGGCATTAACTGCATGAGTCCCGTAGCACCAGCGGAACTGACTGCCGCTGGATTGAAGTTGGACTCCTGTTTCATCACCGCTGCGAGCAATTTTTCAGGGATATTATAAGTTGCTGATGCTTTAGCAATCGAATCAGCGTAAGTTTCAGCTCCTGCTAATATATTTCCGAAAGCTGTAGTGCCAGTGAAATCTGTCGAACGATACTGATCGATCGATTGGGTAACTGATGTATTTAAATAATTGTTAGCTGAAGCAATGCCCTTCGAATACATGAGTGAAGCCAAATACGGATTATCCGCTAATGGGGCAATTGCTGAAGCGTTATTTTTCGATTGAGAAAGTAAAGGTGATGAGGCAAGTGAGTTATAGCTTCCGAGCATGTTGGAAACGTCGGTCTCTAAACCTGTCGAAGCATTTGATAATACCTCGTCAATCATGTCAGAAAAGACGGATGAACTACCTGATAATAAAGAAGTTGTATTATTATTGCTAGTACCAATTGACTGAATTGCTTGAATTTCAAGCAATGATTTCATTGACTGAATATCTATAGTGCTCAACCTTTCTGACCCTGTAATGCTGCCATAAAACGGGCAATTTTTTTCGGTGTTTGTTGTGGAGAAATCGCGAACTCTGTCAAAAACTGTTCGAAAACATTTTTTCCCAAAGTTTCATCATTTGTTTCATATTCTACCTCATAATCGTCACACTGCAAATAAAAAGAATGATCGAAAACAAGTGTTCCCCCTTTATACGG
Proteins encoded in this window:
- a CDS encoding lytic transglycosylase domain-containing protein; translated protein: MSTIDIQSMKSLLEIQAIQSIGTSNNNTTSLLSGSSSVFSDMIDEVLSNASTGLETDVSNMLGSYNSLASSPLLSQSKNNASAIAPLADNPYLASLMYSKGIASANNYLNTSVTQSIDQYRSTDFTGTTAFGNILAGAETYADSIAKASATYNIPEKLLAAVMKQESNFNPAAVSSAGATGLMQLMPSTAKYLGVADSTNPEQNIMGGAKYLRQMLDKFDNNISTALAAYNAGPGNVNKYNGIPPFKETMNYVKKVMNYYQT
- a CDS encoding globin domain-containing protein translates to MNRKYTIPYEELGAEKLSALMHAFYSRVAKHPELIPIFPEDFTETIRKQIQFQTQYLGGPNLYTEEHGHPMMRARHMNFKVTPDRAQAWLECMAEALDEVGVDGKFRDIYYQRLVLTANHMINSPNEDEEGFE
- a CDS encoding DsbA family protein, which codes for MNNVQMLSQPITPTTSNKPVELYIFIDPLCPEAFAVQSTLRKLQLEYEHYFTWRYVLSTELTSLNCLGNRTKGCVSGDELDITHPVLPSIAIKAAELQGKRAGSRYLTKLQEVAALKTRNVNSHSTLLEIAQEINLDMNEFAVDFGSKEAARAFQCDLYITREMDVHEVPSIVFFNECIEDEGLKVSGSYSYEVYEHVLQEMIGEKIIRQPLPSMDELFNRFQSLTTAEVAEIYSIDEAVAERELKKRMLQQKVERMMNDDITLWRLK